AGACGGGTTCTTATCGACGAATCTCGGAGTAGCAGAATTTACGAGCAAGGGTTATCGGGAGCGGCTAGGGATGTATCGAGAGTTTGTGTATGGGAAGGGAGGAATTGGGGACAGGCACGAATTAAAAGAAGCGGAGGTTTTTAGGCGGAGGATTATATATTTTTCAGAGGGCTTGGTAATAGGCACGGAGAAGTTTGTAAAAGAGGCGCTTGCCGCGCTAAGGGAGAAGCTTGGGCTTAAGCGCAGGCGGCGCAAAGTTTCTCTTTTAAATTCTTGTGTCCCTTTAAATACTTGCTAATTTAGTCAAACTATGACGAAACTTACCTTTAAAAGGGTAATCTTTTTTATCAAAGAAAGGCTTAAAGCATCTGGAGGATACGGGGGCACCAAACACCTCCCTGCTACGGTAGAAGATACTTTCCATGCTATCCATAGCCTATTTCTCTTACGAACTCTTTCACGTCTTGATGATGAAATCTTAAGTATTTCAGACAAAAAATTTGTAAAACATAAATGGCAAGAAAGAAGCCTTAACTTTAAAAGTGCTTATCAAATTTTAACAATGCTTTCCTGGACAAATATTTTACCCTCAGTCGATGAAATCTCCTCATTTTTAGAAGAAAAATCATACCACTTACACTCACTAGAAAATCTTTTTTATTGTAGTCTCATCTGTAAAAGCTTTGGCCTTGAGTTTCCTTTTAACAAAAGCCCATCTCTTTCTACTGATCCCGCCATCAAGGAGTTATTTTTCTGGTCAACCCTAAAAAAGTTTTTAGGCCACTCAATGGATCCAAGTTGGCTAAGCTGGCTAGAACTTTGCCAAAATTATGATGGAGGATTCGGTTTTAAGCCTGGCACAACTTCTTTTATAGACACTACTCACTATGCCTTAGAGACTTTTTCCCTTTTTGGACGTTTTCCCTTTAAAACCGATAGCGTTACAAACTTCCTCGCCGCTTGCCAAAAACCAGAAGGCGGTTTTTCGCGACGGCCAGGAGCCGCAGCCTTTCTAGACGCCACCTGGCATGCAGTTTCTTCCTGCTACATATTGGCTACTAAAAAGCCTGCTCTAACTCAAATTAACTTTTGAAATATTTCTCAGGCCCATTACATTAAAAACCATGAAAATTTTGGCCATAGAAACCTCCTGCGATGAAACAGCTGTAGCCATTTTAGAAGATGGCCGCAAGATTCTTGCAAACCTTGTAGCCTCACAGGAAGAGCTTCATAGACGCTACGGAGGAATTGTCCCCGAGCTTGCTTCGCGCAAACACATGGAAGTAATCCTCCCCCTGGCGCAGGAAGCCCTTAAAAAGGCAAACGTTACTCTCAAAGAGATAGATGCTATCTCCGTAACCAATGGCCCAGGACTCATTGGCTCCCTGGTCATAGGGGTCTCTTTTGCCAAGTCCATTTCTTTTGCCCAAGGGATCCCCTTAGTTGCTGTTGATCACATAAACGCGCATTTTCTTGCTGTGTTTTTAGAAGAAAAAACCCCTGATTTCCCTTTTGTGGCCTTGGTGGTCTCTGGAGGGCATACTGCACTTTTTTTGGTAAAAGACTATCTTGAATATTTCCTGCTCGGGCAGACGAGAGATGACGCTTGCGGCGAAGCCTTTGACAAAGTTGCCAAGCTCCTTGGCCTGGGATACCCGGGAGGGCGTATCATTAGCCGCCTGGCAGAACAGGGGAACCCTAAACTGATCCCCCTTCCCCGCCCTATGCTTGACAAAAATAACTTTGATTTTAGTTTCTCAGGCCTTAAAACCGCCGTAGCAAACTATGTAAATGACCTAAAGCGTAAAGGGCTCCCTATCCCTATCCATGATCTTTGCGCAGCATTTGAAGAAGCCGTGGTAGAAGTCCTGGTGACTAAAGCGCTTTCTGCCCTTTCGGCCACAGGCTGCCAAAATCTCGTGGTAGCAGGTGGTGTTGCGGCCAACAAACGCCTACGTGCTGCCCTTCAAAAGCTCGCCCAAGAAAGAGACTTCCGCGTTTTTATTCCGCGGCCTGAATTTTGCACCGATAACGCTGCCATGATAGGAGTTTGTGGCTATCACAAATTCTTACGAGGCGAGTTTGCTGACCTTGAACTTGATGTCTATGCCAGAAGCCAATTCAAACGCCTTAGCTAAAATCCCCACACCACGCACCCTGCTTAAACGCTACGGTATTTTTGCACGCAAAAGCCTTGGCCAAAACTTTTTGGCAGATATAAACATTGCGCGAAAAATAGTCGAGCTCTCAGGGGTTTCTCCCCAAGAAACCGTAATCGAGCTTGGTGTTGGCCTTGGTACCCTTACTTGCGCACTGGCAGAAAAGGTCTCGCGGGTAATTGGTTTTGAAATAGATAAAAATCTCATTAACATCCTTGAGAAAGAAAA
Above is a window of Thermodesulfatator atlanticus DSM 21156 DNA encoding:
- a CDS encoding prenyltransferase/squalene oxidase repeat-containing protein, which codes for MTKLTFKRVIFFIKERLKASGGYGGTKHLPATVEDTFHAIHSLFLLRTLSRLDDEILSISDKKFVKHKWQERSLNFKSAYQILTMLSWTNILPSVDEISSFLEEKSYHLHSLENLFYCSLICKSFGLEFPFNKSPSLSTDPAIKELFFWSTLKKFLGHSMDPSWLSWLELCQNYDGGFGFKPGTTSFIDTTHYALETFSLFGRFPFKTDSVTNFLAACQKPEGGFSRRPGAAAFLDATWHAVSSCYILATKKPALTQINF
- the tsaD gene encoding tRNA (adenosine(37)-N6)-threonylcarbamoyltransferase complex transferase subunit TsaD translates to MKILAIETSCDETAVAILEDGRKILANLVASQEELHRRYGGIVPELASRKHMEVILPLAQEALKKANVTLKEIDAISVTNGPGLIGSLVIGVSFAKSISFAQGIPLVAVDHINAHFLAVFLEEKTPDFPFVALVVSGGHTALFLVKDYLEYFLLGQTRDDACGEAFDKVAKLLGLGYPGGRIISRLAEQGNPKLIPLPRPMLDKNNFDFSFSGLKTAVANYVNDLKRKGLPIPIHDLCAAFEEAVVEVLVTKALSALSATGCQNLVVAGGVAANKRLRAALQKLAQERDFRVFIPRPEFCTDNAAMIGVCGYHKFLRGEFADLELDVYARSQFKRLS